In Halobacillus amylolyticus, the following proteins share a genomic window:
- a CDS encoding nicotinate phosphoribosyltransferase encodes MKEIESKLKGEISRLTNKTFKFDERVAEGWFSAVYFLKTKEIVEQHLADNVVTMQFFQKEHNAVLCGTDEAIALIHTFSDHPEKLDIHSLKDGDKISPYETVMTITGPYQYFGFLEGIIDGILARRTSVATNVYNVVNAARTSGKQKPVIFMGDRDDHFTQQAGDGYSAFIGGSTAQATHAMNEWWGKEGMGTMPHALIQMFKGDVVAASKAYQSQFPNDKLMALVDYNNDVITDSLKVAREFGEDLISVRLDTSRNLVDKYFLRNQHLMGTFDPRGVNPELVFALRKALDNEGYHHVKIVVTGGFTEERIRAFEELSVPVDMYGVGGSLLKIGIGFTGDNVLIDGKPEAKDGRRYNPNPRLKLVDFIGNQ; translated from the coding sequence ATGAAAGAAATTGAGAGTAAACTAAAAGGTGAAATTTCTCGTCTGACTAATAAAACATTTAAATTCGATGAACGTGTAGCTGAAGGATGGTTTTCAGCCGTTTATTTTTTGAAAACGAAAGAAATTGTTGAACAACATTTAGCAGATAATGTTGTAACGATGCAGTTTTTTCAAAAGGAACATAATGCAGTCCTGTGTGGAACAGATGAAGCGATTGCCCTCATCCACACATTTTCTGATCACCCGGAAAAACTGGATATACATTCTTTAAAGGATGGCGACAAGATAAGTCCGTATGAAACGGTCATGACGATCACAGGACCTTATCAATATTTTGGTTTCTTAGAAGGAATTATTGATGGAATCCTGGCCAGAAGAACATCTGTTGCGACAAATGTATATAACGTTGTTAATGCGGCCCGCACATCTGGCAAGCAAAAACCGGTTATATTCATGGGGGATCGAGATGATCACTTCACGCAACAGGCAGGTGATGGATATTCAGCGTTCATTGGTGGTTCAACAGCCCAAGCCACTCACGCAATGAATGAATGGTGGGGGAAAGAGGGGATGGGTACGATGCCGCATGCCCTGATCCAAATGTTTAAGGGCGATGTTGTTGCAGCCTCTAAAGCTTATCAAAGCCAATTTCCTAATGATAAACTAATGGCTCTTGTTGACTATAATAATGACGTCATAACCGATTCCCTGAAAGTAGCACGTGAATTTGGGGAGGACCTAATAAGCGTACGGCTCGATACATCCCGGAACCTGGTTGATAAATATTTTTTAAGAAACCAGCATTTAATGGGCACCTTTGACCCGCGCGGAGTAAATCCTGAACTTGTATTTGCCCTTCGGAAGGCCCTTGACAATGAAGGCTATCACCATGTGAAAATTGTCGTTACTGGTGGCTTTACTGAGGAAAGAATACGGGCATTTGAAGAACTAAGTGTACCTGTAGACATGTACGGTGTTGGGGGAAGTCTGTTAAAGATAGGTATAGGCTTCACAGGAGATAATGTCTTAATCGATGGTAAGCCTGAGGCAAAAGATGGCAGACGTTACAATCCCAATCCGCGCCTTAAACTTGTCGATTTTATCGGCAATCAATAA
- a CDS encoding bifunctional 3-deoxy-7-phosphoheptulonate synthase/chorismate mutase, translating into MSNQQLDQLRSQLEEVNLQLLNLINKRGELVKDIGQIKEKQGMNRFDPVRERVMFDQISQHNDGPFEDSTVIHLFKEIFKAGLELQQDDHRKALLVSRKKKPEDTVIDIKGEKIGDGNRHFIMGPCAVESYEQVSTVAEAVKKQGLKLLRGGAFKPRTSPYDFQGLGIEGLQILKQAADEHDLAVISEIVNPADIEQAVDYLDVIQIGARNMQNFELLKEAGSVNKPVLLKRGMSATISEFINAAEYIISRGNGNIILCERGIRTYEKATRNTLDISSVPILKQETHLPVMVDVTHSTGRRDLLLPAAKAALAIGADGVMAEVHPDPAVALSDSAQQMDIPTFESFMDELKKF; encoded by the coding sequence ATGAGTAACCAGCAATTGGACCAGTTACGTAGTCAGCTGGAAGAGGTAAACTTGCAGCTTTTGAATTTAATAAACAAACGCGGTGAACTGGTAAAGGATATTGGTCAAATCAAAGAAAAACAAGGAATGAACAGATTTGATCCAGTACGGGAAAGAGTCATGTTTGATCAAATATCGCAGCATAATGATGGACCTTTTGAGGATTCGACGGTTATTCATTTGTTTAAGGAGATCTTTAAAGCCGGTCTTGAGCTTCAACAGGATGATCATAGAAAAGCGTTATTAGTTTCTCGTAAGAAAAAACCTGAAGACACGGTCATTGATATAAAAGGGGAAAAGATCGGTGACGGCAACCGCCACTTTATTATGGGACCATGTGCAGTAGAAAGCTACGAGCAAGTGTCGACCGTTGCCGAAGCTGTTAAAAAGCAGGGTCTGAAGCTTTTAAGAGGTGGGGCATTTAAGCCGAGAACTTCGCCTTATGACTTCCAGGGCTTAGGAATAGAAGGTTTACAAATATTAAAGCAGGCTGCTGACGAACATGATTTAGCAGTAATAAGCGAAATTGTTAATCCGGCTGATATTGAACAGGCAGTCGACTACCTTGATGTGATTCAAATCGGAGCGAGAAACATGCAAAACTTTGAATTGTTGAAGGAAGCAGGATCAGTGAATAAGCCTGTCCTCTTAAAACGTGGCATGTCGGCAACGATTTCAGAATTCATCAATGCTGCAGAATATATTATTTCCAGAGGGAACGGTAATATTATTCTATGTGAACGTGGAATTAGAACATATGAGAAGGCCACTAGAAATACACTCGATATTTCTAGTGTCCCTATTTTGAAACAGGAAACCCATCTGCCGGTAATGGTTGATGTCACCCATTCAACAGGGAGAAGAGATCTTCTTTTACCAGCAGCAAAAGCAGCGCTTGCTATTGGAGCAGATGGAGTTATGGCAGAAGTTCATCCAGACCCGGCTGTAGCATTGTCAGATTCCGCACAGCAGATGGATATTCCAACCTTTGAATCATTTATGGATGAGCTTAAAAAGTTCTGA
- the ytpR gene encoding YtpR family tRNA-binding protein, translated as MDVFYNPEGVGDVLIIPIKQGDRLTTTHKSHGDIVKITDKQDGSLLGYNIFNASEHFTLEGQGKLMMTSEILEQTRTLFTKQQLNDSLDFDLSPKFVVGYVTEKSQHENADKLSVCQVDVGDEALQIVCGAPNIDQGQKVVVAKVGAVMPSGMKIKDAKLRGVPSSGMICSAKELELENAPQEKGILVLDEHYEKGQPFEF; from the coding sequence ATGGATGTTTTTTATAACCCTGAGGGAGTCGGGGATGTCTTAATTATCCCAATTAAACAGGGGGATCGCTTAACGACTACTCATAAATCCCATGGGGACATAGTGAAAATTACAGATAAGCAGGATGGATCCCTTCTCGGCTACAATATTTTTAACGCATCTGAGCACTTCACTCTAGAAGGTCAAGGTAAGCTGATGATGACAAGTGAAATCCTTGAACAGACAAGGACACTTTTTACAAAGCAACAGTTAAATGACTCGCTTGATTTCGATTTATCACCAAAGTTTGTTGTTGGATATGTGACGGAAAAAAGCCAGCATGAGAACGCTGACAAGCTAAGTGTGTGTCAGGTCGATGTAGGCGATGAAGCCCTGCAAATCGTATGTGGAGCACCGAATATTGATCAAGGTCAAAAAGTCGTTGTGGCCAAGGTGGGGGCTGTGATGCCAAGCGGTATGAAAATTAAAGACGCCAAGCTTCGCGGTGTTCCTTCAAGCGGAATGATTTGTTCGGCAAAAGAGCTTGAGTTAGAAAACGCTCCACAGGAAAAAGGAATCTTAGTTTTAGATGAACATTATGAAAAAGGACAACCTTTTGAATTTTAA
- a CDS encoding DUF948 domain-containing protein, with translation MIIMLYIAALIAAVAFAVLVIFVARTLIAVRRTMNNVADTLEGVEKQMEGITLETTALLNKTNKLAEDVGEKSQKLNTLVDGVKGIGDSVQDFNQSLRTFSKGLTTSANNNTDSAAQAMKWGQVAINLWKKTKKEDLK, from the coding sequence ATGATTATTATGTTATATATTGCTGCGTTGATCGCAGCGGTAGCATTTGCAGTTCTAGTCATTTTCGTTGCTAGAACCTTAATAGCCGTACGTCGGACTATGAACAATGTAGCCGATACGTTGGAAGGCGTTGAGAAGCAAATGGAAGGCATTACATTAGAGACAACGGCTTTATTAAACAAAACGAACAAGTTAGCTGAAGATGTCGGAGAGAAATCTCAAAAACTGAACACTTTAGTCGATGGGGTTAAGGGAATTGGTGATTCTGTTCAAGATTTCAACCAATCTTTACGAACTTTTTCAAAAGGTCTGACAACATCAGCTAATAACAATACTGATTCGGCTGCACAGGCTATGAAGTGGGGTCAAGTAGCTATTAACCTTTGGAAGAAGACAAAGAAAGAAGATCTTAAATAA
- the murC gene encoding UDP-N-acetylmuramate--L-alanine ligase: MTTYHFIGIKGTGMSALAQILHDSGENVQGSDVEKSFFTQEVLEAKEIPIFPFTKDNIEEGLTIIAGNAFSEDHEEVIAAKQLGLPFYWYHEFLGEWLEKYTSIAVTGAHGKTSTTGLLSHVLSENYPTSYLIGDGTGKGHGDSQYFAFEACEYRRHFLEYAPDYAIMTNIDFDHPDYFTSIDDVFQAFQQMAKQVKKGIIACGDDEHLQHIQANVPVLYYGLADSNDFQAQNIKEDGQGTTFDVFVRNTFYATFTIPQFGNHTVLNALSVIAICQYEGMSAEQISKLSTFNGVKRRFTEKNWKDQILVDDYAHHPIEIAATIDSARKKYSGRPVVAIFQPHTFTRTKTFLNEFAESLKLADHVFLCDIFGSARENNGKLTIEHLQRLVPDAHILNVDETDQLAEFENGILLFMGAGDIQKFQRAYEESNE; this comes from the coding sequence ATGACAACTTACCATTTTATTGGTATTAAAGGAACAGGAATGAGTGCACTTGCACAAATTTTGCATGATTCTGGTGAAAACGTTCAAGGCTCAGATGTTGAAAAAAGTTTTTTCACTCAAGAAGTCCTTGAAGCGAAAGAAATCCCCATTTTCCCTTTTACTAAAGATAATATAGAAGAAGGATTAACAATTATAGCAGGTAATGCTTTTAGTGAGGATCATGAGGAGGTTATTGCAGCCAAACAACTGGGATTACCTTTCTACTGGTACCATGAATTCTTAGGTGAATGGCTTGAGAAATACACAAGTATTGCTGTAACGGGTGCACATGGGAAAACATCGACGACAGGGTTACTGTCACATGTTCTTTCCGAAAATTACCCCACTTCGTACTTAATCGGAGATGGCACTGGGAAAGGGCATGGGGACAGTCAATATTTCGCTTTTGAAGCATGTGAGTACCGTAGACATTTCTTAGAGTATGCCCCTGATTACGCGATTATGACAAACATTGACTTTGACCATCCGGATTACTTTACGAGTATCGATGATGTGTTTCAAGCCTTCCAACAAATGGCGAAGCAAGTAAAAAAAGGGATCATTGCTTGCGGGGATGACGAACATCTTCAACACATTCAAGCAAATGTTCCTGTATTGTACTATGGCTTGGCAGACTCGAACGATTTTCAAGCTCAAAATATTAAGGAAGACGGGCAGGGAACAACGTTTGATGTGTTTGTACGAAACACATTCTATGCAACATTTACGATCCCGCAATTTGGCAACCACACGGTATTAAATGCCTTGAGTGTTATAGCGATATGTCAATATGAAGGGATGTCAGCAGAGCAAATTAGTAAGCTTTCTACATTCAATGGAGTGAAACGCAGGTTTACGGAAAAGAATTGGAAGGATCAAATCCTCGTAGATGATTATGCCCATCACCCTATTGAGATAGCAGCTACTATTGATTCAGCGAGGAAAAAGTATTCGGGGAGACCTGTTGTAGCAATTTTCCAGCCACATACGTTTACACGGACTAAGACATTCCTTAATGAGTTTGCCGAAAGTTTAAAATTGGCAGATCATGTATTCTTGTGCGATATTTTCGGCTCTGCACGGGAGAATAACGGGAAATTGACGATCGAACATTTACAAAGGCTCGTCCCTGACGCCCATATTCTTAACGTTGATGAGACCGATCAACTAGCTGAGTTTGAAAATGGTATTTTACTATTCATGGGTGCAGGGGATATTCAGAAGTTTCAAAGAGCTTATGAAGAAAGTAATGAGTAA
- the ytxJ gene encoding bacillithiol system redox-active protein YtxJ, protein MEIKLIETKEQFDDVIENSEKFFLFKHSLTCPISASAKEEFEKYSQESVIPCYMIHVQDARKLSNTIVQDFAVKHESPQALLFNGKSVGWHESHQNITNASLSKAVEYAGDDLP, encoded by the coding sequence ATGGAGATTAAACTTATCGAAACAAAAGAGCAATTTGACGATGTTATTGAAAATAGTGAAAAATTCTTTTTGTTCAAACATAGTTTAACCTGTCCAATCAGTGCTTCAGCAAAAGAGGAATTTGAAAAATACAGTCAAGAATCTGTAATCCCTTGTTATATGATTCATGTACAAGATGCTAGAAAGTTAAGTAATACAATTGTTCAAGACTTTGCTGTTAAACACGAGTCTCCACAAGCGTTGTTATTTAATGGTAAATCTGTAGGTTGGCATGAAAGCCATCAGAACATCACAAATGCTTCGTTATCTAAAGCCGTTGAATATGCAGGGGATGACCTTCCTTAG
- a CDS encoding DNA translocase FtsK: protein MWNEFKNKFKNLFDSEEEVKPRTTSNGEKPKRQESNANTKMTYKYPKAGNFRFPVIPDASDENENEKPVYKTRSKKRNQEKHKEQNFSQGKGAKKTTSSPKPKLPTTSSTPFTPSYVPSPIYGYNPRTEPTVKEEDLNYKEQSIDNPPLNIEQARNDEEQWQEIRQRMRGKIDSGKERERTRLSTNQRSTEDTRKQELKQEEHVQELAPVKETSQNERLEQTESDPSPEVKKDDVEVKELEETRPTSQTEVKKSPSRPPSQRSRVPFNVVMTPRDKRTRDQQKKTPQKENNDKQQTKPSEVTSMAELNNTEETIRKEYTTPLHLLNDPVEQSTNDQAWVEQQMDLLETTLRQFHVKAKVVHAMKGPAVTRFEVQPEPGVKVSKITNLSDDIKLSMAARDIRIEAPIPGKQAVGIEVPNQQAEMVGLQKIFESDAFKKDSSPLSVALGLDIGGGAVVTNLKKMPHGLIAGATGSGKSVCINTILISLLYKAHHEDVKFLLIDPKMVELAPYNNLPHLVSPVITDVKAATTALKWAVKEMEERYEKFVDEGVRDVERYNEKVLKQGRRSDKLPYLVIVIDELADLMMVSPQDVEDSICRIAQKARACGIHLLLATQRPSVDVITGLIKANIPTRIAFSVSSQVDSRTIIDSGGAEKLLGKGDMLFIENGSGQSVRIQGAFVSDDEIERITGHVKKIAPPNYLFEQEELIKQHSSEEETDVLFEEAVQFVIDHNGASASLLQRRFKVGYNRAARLIDQMEDYGIISEQKGSKPRDILLNRQQVTELMSTMA, encoded by the coding sequence ATGTGGAACGAATTTAAAAATAAATTTAAGAATTTATTTGATTCCGAGGAAGAAGTAAAACCGCGGACTACATCAAATGGTGAGAAGCCTAAGCGCCAGGAGTCAAACGCTAATACTAAAATGACGTATAAGTACCCTAAAGCAGGGAATTTTCGCTTCCCTGTTATTCCGGACGCTTCAGATGAAAATGAGAATGAAAAACCTGTTTATAAAACGAGATCAAAGAAAAGGAATCAAGAAAAACACAAGGAACAAAATTTTTCTCAAGGAAAAGGGGCAAAAAAAACAACTTCTTCACCTAAACCTAAACTGCCAACAACTTCTTCAACGCCATTTACACCGAGTTATGTTCCGTCACCGATCTATGGCTATAACCCTAGGACCGAGCCCACAGTTAAAGAGGAAGATTTAAATTATAAAGAACAGAGTATTGATAATCCTCCTCTTAATATCGAACAGGCCCGTAATGATGAAGAACAATGGCAGGAGATTCGACAACGTATGCGTGGCAAAATTGATTCGGGTAAAGAACGAGAAAGAACTCGATTATCTACAAATCAACGCTCGACTGAAGATACTCGAAAGCAGGAACTAAAACAAGAGGAACATGTGCAGGAATTAGCACCAGTAAAAGAGACTTCCCAAAATGAAAGGCTGGAGCAAACGGAATCTGATCCCAGCCCAGAAGTGAAAAAGGATGATGTAGAAGTTAAGGAGCTTGAAGAGACCCGTCCGACTTCTCAAACTGAAGTGAAAAAGTCTCCTTCTCGTCCACCATCACAGAGATCACGTGTACCATTCAATGTAGTGATGACACCTAGAGATAAACGAACTAGAGATCAACAAAAAAAAACACCACAAAAAGAAAATAATGACAAACAGCAGACAAAACCTTCTGAAGTGACCAGTATGGCAGAATTAAATAACACTGAAGAAACTATACGCAAGGAATATACTACACCGCTTCACTTGTTAAACGATCCGGTTGAGCAATCTACAAATGATCAAGCCTGGGTAGAACAACAGATGGACCTGCTTGAGACGACACTTCGTCAATTCCACGTAAAGGCAAAGGTTGTCCATGCTATGAAGGGACCTGCAGTAACAAGGTTTGAAGTGCAGCCAGAGCCGGGGGTAAAGGTGAGTAAGATCACCAATTTATCAGATGATATTAAGCTCAGTATGGCAGCACGTGATATCCGAATTGAGGCACCTATACCCGGTAAACAAGCTGTAGGTATAGAGGTACCAAATCAGCAGGCAGAAATGGTCGGATTACAAAAGATTTTTGAGTCTGATGCTTTTAAGAAGGATTCTTCTCCATTGTCCGTTGCTCTTGGGTTAGATATTGGTGGAGGTGCAGTGGTGACGAACCTGAAGAAAATGCCCCATGGATTGATCGCAGGCGCAACAGGCTCTGGAAAAAGTGTGTGTATCAATACAATATTAATTAGTCTTTTATATAAAGCCCATCATGAAGATGTGAAGTTCCTTTTGATTGATCCAAAAATGGTTGAACTCGCTCCATATAATAACTTGCCACACCTTGTTTCTCCTGTAATCACAGACGTCAAAGCAGCCACAACGGCACTAAAATGGGCTGTGAAAGAAATGGAGGAACGTTACGAAAAGTTTGTAGATGAAGGCGTAAGAGATGTTGAGCGCTATAACGAAAAGGTGTTGAAGCAAGGAAGAAGATCTGACAAACTACCTTACCTCGTTATCGTTATAGACGAACTTGCTGATTTGATGATGGTTTCACCCCAAGATGTGGAGGACTCTATTTGTCGGATCGCTCAAAAGGCAAGAGCATGCGGCATCCATTTGCTTTTGGCCACACAGCGGCCATCAGTGGACGTTATAACCGGTTTAATTAAAGCGAATATTCCAACTCGCATCGCGTTCAGTGTTTCGTCCCAGGTCGATTCTAGAACGATTATCGATTCAGGCGGTGCAGAGAAATTGCTTGGAAAAGGAGATATGCTGTTCATTGAAAATGGCTCCGGACAGTCGGTACGCATCCAAGGTGCCTTTGTTTCCGATGATGAAATTGAACGCATTACCGGTCATGTGAAAAAAATTGCCCCGCCTAACTATCTGTTTGAACAAGAAGAGTTGATTAAGCAGCATTCAAGTGAAGAAGAAACAGATGTTTTATTTGAGGAAGCTGTCCAATTTGTTATTGACCATAATGGTGCGAGTGCATCACTGCTACAGCGAAGATTTAAGGTCGGTTATAATCGTGCCGCGCGTTTAATTGACCAGATGGAGGATTATGGAATTATCTCTGAGCAAAAAGGCAGTAAACCTAGGGATATTCTATTAAACAGGCAGCAAGTAACAGAACTTATGAGCACAATGGCTTAG
- a CDS encoding YtxH domain-containing protein, whose product MSTENNQTNEKLNTNGRDFVLGSLIGGLVGAIVALLFAPKSGRELRTNIGESSSDWRERAGEWKDVAYEKSGEWKDRAVESSSQFSKNVSEKSQELGSKVKDSTKSLQDKVKNGRNSEDEEAEKAAQEVAEAIEEAAQELEKQQDSTTSSNIK is encoded by the coding sequence ATGAGTACAGAGAATAATCAAACAAATGAAAAGTTGAACACAAACGGGAGAGATTTTGTCCTTGGCTCACTAATTGGAGGACTTGTAGGGGCAATCGTTGCCCTATTATTCGCCCCTAAATCAGGTAGAGAGCTGCGGACGAACATTGGGGAAAGTTCAAGTGATTGGAGAGAGCGTGCAGGTGAATGGAAGGATGTAGCCTACGAAAAAAGTGGCGAATGGAAAGACCGTGCTGTTGAGTCTTCTTCACAGTTCTCCAAAAACGTATCAGAGAAATCACAAGAGTTGGGCTCTAAGGTGAAGGATTCTACTAAATCATTACAGGATAAAGTGAAGAATGGACGCAATAGCGAAGATGAAGAAGCGGAAAAAGCAGCACAGGAAGTAGCTGAGGCAATTGAAGAAGCAGCACAGGAATTAGAGAAACAACAGGACTCAACAACTTCTTCCAATATTAAGTAA